A genomic window from Balaenoptera acutorostrata chromosome 20, mBalAcu1.1, whole genome shotgun sequence includes:
- the LOC114236731 gene encoding heat shock factor-binding protein 1-like yields MEVEVAETDPKTMQDLTSVVQTLLQQMQGKWQTTSNQIIGRIEDMSSRIDDPEKNIADLMIQAGVEELDGEDKVPATQKS; encoded by the exons ATGGAAGT GGAGGTGGCCGAGACTGACCCCAAGACTATGCAAGATCTCACCTCAGTGGTGCAGACACTCCTGCAACAGATGCAAGGTAAGTGGCAGACCACGTCCAACCAGATCATTGGAAGAATTGAGGACATGAGCAGTCGCATTGATGACCCGGAGAAAAACATCGCAGACCTCATGATACAAGCTGGGGTGGAAGAGCTGGATGGtgaagacaaggtccctgccacACAGAAGAGTTGA